TCTGAACGTGAATGCCTGCACTCAGCCAAAATTTCCCGCAGCTGATTTTCAGGACTTTGTTCGATCTACTAAGCACGGTAGACAGTGCAGATTATTCAACAGCTACAAACACCAAGAAGTGTTTTTCCTAATTACCGTACTAGCCTTCCTGTGAGGCATCTTGTTCAACAAAAGATAGCCTAGTCACATTTGCATGTGGTGAGCGTGAAAACAGCATGCCCGTCTGATGTCGCGGAAAGTGCAAACGCGGCTCCTGCTTTTGCAACGAAGCAATGTGCAACAGACAAGACCCCAAACGTGCAACTAGCATCTTGTTTTCATGCTCAATAATGACTAGCAATTTGTGAACAAAGAAAGGGGCCTATTGTGTGATACTTTGAGTGCACTTACGATTTGCAGCGACATGTTGCTCCATCATTTCAACCTGGAAACAAAAATTGTAGCAATAAGTTTTATACCTATAGCAAAGGTAATGAATTGAAGAAATGGTTATCATTCCGAGGGAACGATGCATGGAACatgtaaaaaagaaaggaaaacattgTACCTTCAATATACTGCAGAGTTCTGCCAGTGTTTCCAAGTGATTTATGTGGATGATGATGGGACGGAAAACATCGTACAGTCGCCCACAGAGGTGACTCAGAAAGTcactaaagaaaagaagaaacaatgaTGGAAATATATGTTATAATGCTTCTGGAATTAGAAGAATAAGTAATACCTCAACACTACATGTGCGACAATAATTATCGGTTACAGTTGAGCTTGCTTAAAATTATCTTACTTCATGCTGCTTCTTAAGTCCTGAGGTGTGCGCTACAAAAATATGTTTGTTATAAAATTGTTGTCTTGATAGTAGTCATTGATTGAGCTTAAACAAGAAACAACGCAAGCACTCAGCTTTCTTCAGGAACATGTTATCGAGGTATACTTGGCTACAGAATGTGAGATATGTCACCTTGAAACTCAACAAGGTCAACAAGCGGCTTAACGTGCATCAAAGTATTTTTGGTGACTTTACAGTTTTGTAAGCAGTGGGGCCGGTGCTTCGATGTATGCTGATGACAAAGTGGTGCTCAGTGAATCACGAGAAGGCGAGGTGAATGTTTGGAAAGTGAGATGCTTGTGTGCTATGAcccctaattaaaaaaaaaatgtatgacgttttacgtgccaaaaccacagtacgattatgaggcatgctgcagTGGGGGAGCTCCAGATTAGTTGTGACAACCTGggattcttttacgtgcacctaaatctaagtacaccagcGTTTTTGCAATTCACCAACATTGAAATGCGGCAGCTGTGgacgggaatcaaacccacgcccTTGTTTTAAGCAGTGCAACACCACAGCCACTAAGCCAACATGGTGTGTCAAGTGCGCCCGTGGACTTACTCCAACAGTGACGTGGCCTTGGTGAAAAATTGCATGTACAACTGGTGCTCGTCTTCGCAGAGGTGCACCAGGAAGGCGCACCCGCTCCTGACCAGAGCACAATGGTCCCGCTGGTGAGTGGCTGCGAGTTCTTTCATGGCTGTCGACACGCTAGGCCCGAGTAGCGTCTCTCGTTGCTCAAAATAGCACGTATGGCAAGCATCCATCAGCTCTCGGTACCTGGATGCACACAAAAGATAAAACCGTATGGAATACTGATACAAAAGCCAAAAACGCCCATGCGCAAAAGTTCTGACGTCTGAACACTCGCACGTGGATGCCTTGAAGAGAGGGGCATAGTTTCGGACTTGTATGTGGACAGAGTGTCCATGCAACAGCAAAGAAGCAAATTGACTGAAGGAGTGAACAGCCGAGCGGTTCTATTTCTCTCCACCCTTGACATTCAGACTAGTGTGAGATTTACTAAGTAATTTAGACACTACACATGCCAAGAGTACTTGAAAAGTAATCAATGATTATAAATAGATGCATATTTCAATGCAAACTTTGTTAGTaacaataatatttggggtttaacgtcccaaaaccatgatatgattatgagggatgccatagtggagggctccgaaaatttcgaccacctggggttctttaacgttcacctaaatacAAGTACAAgggcctaaaacattttcgcctccatcgaaaatgcagccgcggtggccgggattcgatcctgcgaccttcgggtcagcagtcgagcgctgcAAACTTTGTTAGAGCCACAGGCTTTGAAAatgcacatgaaaaaaaatttttttttttaatgaataatCAATAGACGGAGAGATTAGCTACGTTTTCATATCATTAAGACAGTCTTATATAATGCTTACAATTTCTAAAGTAATGTTCTCATCTATGTTCATTCATAATATGGCGCTCTGAGGAGAACCGAAAAATGCCAAGGTGaccttgaagaaaaaaagaacactgagtGAGAAGCCATAGAATTGCTCCGCATAAAAAGAAGGAAGTTGAACACTTACTCAGCATTTCGCTCCACACGTTCTTCAATCTGGCCCACCAGAGAGTGAATCCTAGGTGCGTGGGTCCTAAACTTGCCGTACAGGAGTGCGAAAGAATTGTCGGTGGAGCACAGGGGGTCCTTGCGGGACAACACTTGGTGCGTCGTGTGCTCCAGGGTACTCGTCACGTACGACCGAATCATCTCCAGCGCTTGCCACTGCATGTGTTTGAACTTGACCAAGTAGGCACCCGCCTCTTTGTATTGTGGCTGAAACAGCAGAAACCAGCATCAGTTATGTGGAAGCTTTGACTTAAGGTGAGGGTCTTATTGTAAGTACATCGGCAACGAgatatcacattttttttttaaatcactgtATCGGGTGTGATAATATCACTCTATAAAGTCCGATGAATTTTATGAACTGTCACAGgcgccactttttttttaatcagctCCATCAATTCTGAAATAAAAATTGCTGAAACTTTCATAAAAATTATCAATTTTACAGCTGTATCAGCTGTATCAATTTTACTCTGCAGCGATGAACAATAACACAATTCTGTAAACTACACCTAACAATAAGTCTGCAACGGACAAAACTGGTGTATAACACGCAGCTCTGAAATATACCAACAATTTGTGTGTAGGATCTCTGTACAGCCCTTGTAAACATTGCAACAAATTTGCGTAAGATACATAGCATATATTAATTTGTCCTTTTTTAGATGTTTTAATGGATGCACTACAGAACTGCAATGTTGTCTTTTGGCACAGAGTTAGGGGTTTGTAAacttaacaattttatttttaaaacataCTGATTTGTGCCTactattccatttttttttcactaggaCTTAGCTTTCTGTCCCAAAGCCAAAACTTGGGTTGTCTCAAACCAAACAACTAAAATATCGATGTTTTATATCCCAAAACCATGGAATGATTGTAAGACACACCATAGCtaaggactccggattaattttgacgacCTGGGTTTTCTTTAATGTACccatccggattaattttgaccaccagggttTTCTTTAATGTGCCCATATATCTAAGTAAATGAGTGTTTCTGCATTTCagccccattgaaatgtggccaccaTGGCGGGGAATCGTACGCGCACCCTTGAGGTTCAGAGCTACACCTCAGCTGCCAAGCAAGCGTCCACAATTAACAAGTTGCCTCACACAAGCATTTCTGTATACACGCAGGAACACAGCTGCATATGTGCAAACCAAAGTAAATGATATAGATAACATTACACACTCACATTTGATTCTAGATAGCTGATGCACTCATCCAGTCTTGTCAACATAGGTATGAAAGTTTCGCTCAGGACAGAAATGTCGGGggaagccattttctgaattgagaagaaaagaaaacgtgaaCAAACACTCACACGAAGGTCACTACTATTCACTCTCAAAAGTAACCTTCAAGCCTTACTTGAGATAACGTGTCCAATTCTGTAAAGTACCGCAGCTTTTCGGCAATGGTTTCTACAGCATTCATCAGCTTTGACTGCAAAGGCATAGGCAAGGTGTCACTAATAATGACTGGGATGGTGTATACAAAATAGGAAGAAGAAAGCACAACTCCGTGACGGTACCATACCTGTTCATCCAGCAGGTGCTCGCAGGCCTCGTGAAGTGCATTCGTTTTGTTAGACACAAACTCATATTCCTCTTGGAGCAACCTGAGTTGCGCCATCGACGCGTCGATTTCACTTAGCAGTCCGCAACACTTTTCCCGGTAGGATGACACCACATCAATGTAGTTGCTGTACAGAATGTCAAGGGAGTGCAATTCCTTATTAGGATGTAGTGAACACTACCCACAAATTGTACAAGTCAATTTCCGGTGGCATTTTCTTGATGCATGCTACAAAGACTATGAGAGGTAACTGTGGTGCTAGTGTCTACAAAAGCCACAATTATGGCAGTGCAGCCAGTGTGGGAATGATGTACAACACATGAATTTGCCTACACTTTGTACTTCTGGCTTTAAACGGATTCGTGAATTTGAAAACTGATCATTTCCAACTGGCGTATTGCATTATAAGTGCGATACTTTGCATTGATTATGCATGTGTGCAGGAACTAATCACCTATATGGGCTTAGAAAACTGTGAGCGCAGGAAATGTAGAAATGTCAAGCGTAATGAATGTAGTCACAAGAATGCTCGAATGCAGAAGCACGAAGACTGGAAGAATGACTGGACAAGTCTGTTTACTGACCAACCTTCCCAGAACGTCACAGTTTTCTTTAACAATCTCTGTGGGAAATTCCTGCGGCACAGTTATTTCACTTGACTAAGGGTGAAGTTACCTATGACTAAAcaagcgaacttgtgcccgattGACTAAACTTTCAAAGCATGCATCTAAGGAGCGGTCAATGGCAGATCCAAATCGACCCGTAAAATTCGTAATTAAAAAGAACTAAGGTGCAGAAACAAACAAACGACTTCGTACGTGTATTCCCAGTCACTCTCCTCCATCATCTTCTCTTCCACCTCCGAGAACCACGTCAGGAACTAGAAGAGAATATTTAATAAAGTACACTGTTCGCAAGCAAGAGacagacgtgacaacgttgaAGCTGTTGTCAGCGTACCTGTTGTGCATTTGTGATCACTACGTCTCCTTTCAAAACTTTTTGCAAGCATTCCGGAAGTTCGGAGAGTTCGGGAACCAGTGGCATCGCTTTGCGTTTGTGGTGGTCTGGTGTCGTCGACAACTTCGGTGGCATCTGtaatttgttttttctttccaaTTCAGTGCGAACAAGAAACGCACTGAGGCAAAAACAGCGAGCCATGAAAGGGGTGCTAGAAGGTACGCCCATGCATCAGTCACCGATCAGTGAGCAACGGTGACGTAGCGTCAGCTACGCGAGCTACGAGTAATCGACGTAGCAGAGTGAACTTTCGAAGTTTATCTCGGAATGGCCACATTATTCATTCACGCAATCTACAAATCCTCCCCGTTAGAGAGTTGTCAGATGTCTTTACAAAGGGAGAGACCAAACATAGCGGCGAAAGCAGGAATCTCAATAGAAAACGTTTGATCGCACTTCTAGGTACACGTAAGTTTCGCAGGGGACTCTTCCAAGCGCCAGCGTCATACGTTGACAAGCATTTAATGCAGTTCGCCGATTCCTGAGCTACACACTACGTCTTCATTATTAGCAATTTTTGGAGCATCTcgtggacacacacacaaaaaaagcaggAACGTCTCTGGACCGGCCGAGTCTGAAAGCATCGTACGCCGTCGTCAGGTCGCGTAATTAGACACGGAAAAAAGGGTACTTACACCATCGGGCATAGGGCGCTCTGCAACATGGGCCATAAGCTGAGATATGCCTTCGGCTTGTTTCTCGGTGATTGGTGCCAGAGGTTCAGAAGGGTGTTCCCAGTTTTCTAAGTTATCCTTGATTTCCTTCATGTTTACATGCGACGCGGCTGCCATGTTGCCACATGTATGCATCTCGGCAACCATGGTTCCGGTGAGAGATGGGGGCGTGGCGATGCGTTCTAAGCGCTGAATAAATAACTTGTTACTAAAAATAATAATTTAACTAAAAATTATGAGCTGCAAGTTGCATGTGGGCAATCTATTTGTAATCTGACTGAAAACAAACAGTGAATATATTTTACAAATGTCGTGAGATGGCAGCACTGCCTCCGCCGTGCTAAAAAGCGCCAGATTTAAATTTACTATTTTTCCCAAATGCATTTCAGCCTTCCTTATCGCAATACAGAAAAGAGACATTGTAGGACCCTATATAAGTAACAAGACTGCATTTAAATCACTAGGATTAGATAATCATAAATTATAGATGTTGCTGCACTGTTGTTGCGCCATTTGCATTCAATGTGATGATGTTGCAGTGAGCAGCATGCAACGAAGTGTTTAGCTCCCGCAAATGCTAGAATTCATTTCGTGCCAACTTACTTAAATTAAATACCTACACTGAGGCTCTACAAAATAATGGTAGTTTACCTTGCAATAACACTCATGAGAGATGACTTCCTGGTCAGTTGAAAGGAAAAataacatacttttttttttctttttgacaacgTGTAATTCAATTGATATATGATTGGAATAACGCCTCGCAGACTCGGGCAGCACGTGAATTTGCATGCATAGGCGAGCGCACGGGGGCAGGGTTTCCGTTAGTAATTTTTTTCCGCCTCGAACTAAAGAAGGTATATTGCGCTATGAATGTTTAGTCTGCAAGGCTTATTGCTAAACTTCACATTATGCCAGCCTTCTGACCGAGCACGTGTGACATTTACTCGATAAATGGAAATCACATGGCAGGAAGGAAAAGCAGCAGTGGATATTACGAGAAATGAGCAGTGTTCCCACTTGATCCGTCTTTGTCGCCCGTCTTAATTCGTTCATTTCTGTATCTTCAGGCACATTATTTTGTCCCGTGCTGCATGAAATGGAAAATCTGAGATGGTGTTCGTAGCTGCAGGAGGTTAAGCCTGGTGATTGAGGGAGCCTCTTGCAGCGCCAGTGAAGCATGTCGACAAATATTTAATCAAATATACCAGAATCCGGAGCGTAGCCAgtaggggggaaggggggaggggggggggggagaggtttcGGTGTCAGAACGCCCCCCGAAGTTTTCTGAGCGCTGTGTACCCCCCTATCCCCCTCCTTTCCAGTCGTATTTCTATGTATACAGatctcacggattgaaatgcgacaaTTTAGGGATAAGTTATGCACGTAGTTCCGTTCagtccaccgtcttcagttcgtgtcatagCGGCGTCTCGCACACTTATATCAGAGCCAACGACGAGAGCCATAACGATCGAGAGCCAACGAGCCAACGAGACGTTACGACTCTCACCCTTAGCGGTGAGATACGTAACGGCAACACGCGGCGATCTCGAGCACTTGCGCTTACCAGTCATTATAGTGAATTTTTTTGATGCCGCGTTTCAGTCCGTGAGGTCTGTATATGTTACAGAGAACGAAACAACTAACGCTTCGCCTTCTTCAAGGCAGAAAAATGACTAGGATATTGTTTGCGCGCaggttctttttatttttttttttttaccggcggCGTAtaacaccccccgaaaaatagTTCTAGCTACGCCACTGCCCCATACTATTCAACATTGTGATGACAACCTTAGTGGAATTATTGGACGATGTATTAGGGCTACCTCTCGCAGCATACACCGACGACGTCGCTCTGTGATTGCATATTAGCATACGCCACAGGACGCAAGAGGACAGTTCATGGCAGGACTCGATCTACCTATATACGCTGTATGGAGGACACGAGTTCGGTGACCTTCCCCATGGAAACTCAATTCACACATATCGAATTAAGGATCTTCGTCTGAAAGAGACCAAATTTGCCTCAAGACTGCCGACACTGTGTTGCAAAGCCCAGAATCCAGATCTTTGTATGTCCTAGGTCTATGCTAGAAAAAAATACACGGAACCATGGTCCATCCTATATAAAACACGTGAACTAACAAGTTGCGCATTGTTATTCTGATAGGTATGCACATGCTTCGGATGAGCTTGCACACACGTCATGTGCGAGGTCTGCTCAGCCATCCTAACATTTAAAGAGACTTGCGGATTCATGGAAATCAATATACCAAAGAACTGAattgccagtggcgtagccagggggtggggttTGGGGGGCTTCAAactcccccgaaaattttcagatttgcatgtgtatatatgtatacaagcACACACAAAAgcacgcacaaacatatataaggtataataccccccccccccccatctaaaaaaaaaacaaaattctggctacgctatgtcttcgtcccatattttagGCCAATGCACTGCTTTTCCAGTACGGTCAGAGAagactgccgatcggtagtcgaggctcctgagaccacacgagccaaacatagcgcagcacgcggcctagaatttacaattatttctcaaagtcagctagaaatcgctccctcttctctctacaaatgatgccatatacccaaattactgcgccata
This sequence is a window from Rhipicephalus sanguineus isolate Rsan-2018 unplaced genomic scaffold, BIME_Rsan_1.4 Seq984, whole genome shotgun sequence. Protein-coding genes within it:
- the LOC119378797 gene encoding LOW QUALITY PROTEIN: conserved oligomeric Golgi complex subunit 3-like (The sequence of the model RefSeq protein was modified relative to this genomic sequence to represent the inferred CDS: deleted 1 base in 1 codon; added 477 bases not found in genome assembly) codes for the protein MVAEMHTCGNMAAASHVNMKEIKDNLENWEHPSEPLAPITEKQAEGISQLMAHVAERPMPDGMPPKLSTTPDHHKRKAMPLVPELSELPECLQKVLKGDVVITNAQQFLTWFSEVEEKMMEESDWEYTNYIDVVSSYREKCCGLLSEIDASMAQLRLLQEEYEFVSNKTNALHEACEHLLDEQSKLMNAVETIAEKLRYFTELDTLSQKMASPDISVLSETFIPMLTRLDECISYLESNPQYKEAGAYLVKFKHMQWQALEMIRSYVTSTLEHTTHQVLSRKDPLCSTDNSFALLYGKFRTHAPRIHSLVGQIEERVERNAEYRELMDACHTCYFEQRETLLGPSVSTAMKELAATHQRDHCALVRSGCAFLVHLCEDEHQLYMQFFTKATSLLDDFLSHLCGRLYDVFRPIIIHINHLETLAELCSILKVEMMEQHVAANPNELRAFCKVAQQMLEDVQERLVYRTLVYIRTDILGYNPAPGDLAYPEKLEMMESIAESLAQNSLSRSSSRGSLVSIGSSASGSLPHPQGSAHSTEKPYEAAVLQVSSSQHVTETSGGSTTMHTTVSAQNSDAAPSTRHKGYSPADLHGMWYPTVRRALVCLSKLYRCVDKTIFQGLSQEVLAACIESLSTAGTEISKNKANIDGELFQIKHLLILREQIAPFQIDFAIKETSLDFTRIKDAALSLYSKKSRLFSLGTNNALLEFVLEGTLSMKENLIDSKKAVDNQLKALCEEFIANSARTLVGPLQDFLDKANLILQVKQQEPTRTVSLRNQPFAAPDSVATVVSSAYRHLKSSLNALGRSMSLYLANKDTEQILFKPIKTKVLASYENLNQIVRTSYSAEDQQIIACPSVEQINVVLTAFQTK